One genomic segment of Aquipluma nitroreducens includes these proteins:
- a CDS encoding PEP/pyruvate-binding domain-containing protein, whose amino-acid sequence MENIDSVTLSSIYKLKKSDRDIFQELMPTKVKEILLLATLYDSYSIVREGQFTDKIFGEFLQLNLYTYPRFTSVNSEEEALRMIKTREFELVIIMVGVDKSIPILAADAIYKIKPQVPILLLVNNNGDLRYFQTSSTKIESIDRVFVWNGNSNVFLAMIKYIEDKKNVEADTLNGNVRVVLLIEDSIQYYSRYLPMLYTNIMTQTQNLVEDKSADELHKIMKLRGRPKVILVSSYEEAVIAINKYQKYLLSVISDVKFPRNGVDDEEAGVDILKYVSSVLRFQIPILLQSHDVNNAQKALDVGADFINKNSESLSLDIHNFIYKRLGFGNFAFKDIDGNPIMIAHNMAEFQEMFRIIPESALTYHGQRNSFSTWLMARGEINIAEQLLPRRLEDFKNANELRQFCLNVFAKERIQKLRGTIINFDPTLVSGNRFVVRLGKGSLGGKGRGMAFMCNFLENIDFAQIIPEMNIRIPATAVIGAGEFDKFLENNNMFEEIYSSNDYERTKTIFLESQFDEELQKRLYSYLEKMKKPLAIRSSGLFEDSLMQPFSGVYSTYLIPNNHPDIAIRFQQLETAIKLVYASIFTESAMSYFEAVDYKIEEEKMAVIIQEVVGHQYSDHYYPSISGVAQSYNFYPVSYMEPEDGFAVAAIGLGMYVVGGENAYRFCPKYPQINTLSDHDLVRDSQKEFYSIDMDHTQFDLENGGENAAIKKMKISSAEKDGVLQHCASVFDYENDCLIPGIDSPGLRVIDFANILKYKHIPLANTLTLLLKLFREAMGSPVEIEYAVDLENGENQLPTFYLLQIKPLIRRDDQLAVNVGDVDPEKTIMFARRGMGNGIISGITDVIFVDPDRFDKMKTREIAVEISKFNRKMDFLNKEYILVGPGRWGTRDPFTGIPVAWANISKARVIVEMGLKDFPLDGSLGSHFFHNVTSMNVGYFTIPHNSSDSNINMEILKNRPVIEEGKYIKHVSFEKPLHIIMDGKNREALISIE is encoded by the coding sequence ATGGAAAACATTGATTCAGTAACTCTTTCATCAATATACAAACTAAAAAAAAGCGATCGGGATATCTTTCAGGAACTAATGCCGACCAAAGTAAAAGAAATTCTTTTGCTGGCAACGCTTTACGACAGCTATTCCATTGTTCGGGAAGGACAATTCACCGATAAAATTTTTGGGGAATTCCTTCAGCTAAATCTCTACACTTACCCCAGGTTCACCAGTGTAAATTCCGAAGAAGAAGCTTTGCGCATGATAAAAACCCGCGAGTTTGAGCTTGTAATTATTATGGTTGGGGTCGATAAAAGCATTCCGATATTGGCTGCCGATGCCATCTACAAAATCAAACCACAAGTGCCAATTCTCCTATTAGTTAATAACAATGGCGATTTGCGTTACTTTCAGACTTCATCAACTAAAATTGAATCGATTGACCGGGTATTTGTCTGGAATGGAAACTCAAACGTCTTCCTGGCCATGATCAAGTACATCGAGGACAAAAAAAATGTGGAGGCGGACACTCTAAACGGAAATGTTCGGGTTGTTCTCCTGATTGAAGATTCCATACAGTATTATTCGAGGTATTTGCCCATGCTGTACACCAACATCATGACGCAAACACAAAACCTTGTGGAAGACAAATCGGCTGATGAATTGCACAAAATCATGAAATTGCGTGGCCGTCCGAAAGTAATTTTGGTAAGCAGTTACGAAGAAGCTGTTATAGCTATCAATAAATATCAAAAATACCTCCTTTCAGTAATTTCGGACGTGAAATTTCCGCGCAACGGAGTTGACGACGAAGAAGCCGGTGTTGATATTCTCAAATATGTAAGCTCGGTTCTGCGCTTCCAGATTCCAATTTTATTGCAAAGTCATGATGTAAACAATGCGCAAAAGGCACTCGATGTGGGAGCCGATTTCATCAATAAAAACTCCGAAAGCTTATCGCTCGATATTCACAACTTCATTTATAAACGCCTGGGGTTCGGAAATTTTGCCTTTAAGGACATTGATGGAAATCCGATTATGATTGCACACAACATGGCCGAATTTCAGGAAATGTTCCGCATTATCCCAGAGTCGGCGCTAACTTATCATGGCCAGCGAAATTCATTCTCGACCTGGCTGATGGCGCGAGGAGAAATAAATATTGCCGAGCAATTGTTGCCCAGGCGCCTGGAAGACTTTAAAAATGCAAACGAGCTGCGCCAGTTTTGTCTGAATGTGTTCGCAAAGGAGCGAATTCAGAAACTTCGGGGTACGATTATCAATTTTGACCCAACACTAGTTTCGGGCAACCGGTTTGTGGTGCGGCTGGGCAAAGGATCGCTGGGTGGTAAAGGACGAGGTATGGCTTTTATGTGCAATTTTCTGGAAAACATTGATTTTGCCCAGATTATTCCTGAAATGAACATTAGGATACCAGCCACTGCAGTCATAGGGGCAGGCGAGTTCGATAAGTTTCTGGAGAACAACAACATGTTCGAGGAGATATACTCGAGCAACGACTATGAACGGACTAAAACTATTTTCCTCGAATCGCAATTTGACGAAGAACTTCAGAAACGTTTATACAGCTATCTTGAGAAGATGAAGAAGCCATTGGCAATCCGCTCTTCCGGCCTGTTTGAAGACTCGCTGATGCAGCCGTTTTCCGGAGTGTACTCAACCTATTTAATTCCAAACAACCACCCCGATATCGCTATTCGATTTCAACAACTTGAAACAGCTATAAAACTGGTTTACGCGAGTATTTTTACTGAGTCGGCCATGTCGTATTTCGAGGCTGTCGATTACAAAATAGAAGAGGAAAAGATGGCTGTAATCATCCAGGAAGTTGTCGGCCATCAGTACAGCGATCACTATTACCCATCCATCAGCGGAGTCGCGCAATCGTACAATTTCTACCCTGTTTCGTACATGGAGCCTGAAGATGGTTTTGCTGTGGCTGCCATCGGATTGGGAATGTACGTTGTTGGGGGCGAAAATGCCTATCGTTTCTGTCCGAAATATCCACAAATTAATACGTTAAGCGATCACGACCTGGTTCGTGATTCACAAAAGGAGTTCTATTCCATCGACATGGATCATACCCAGTTTGATCTCGAAAATGGTGGCGAAAATGCAGCAATTAAAAAGATGAAAATTTCGTCAGCCGAAAAAGATGGAGTTTTACAGCACTGTGCTTCGGTTTTCGATTATGAAAATGATTGCCTGATTCCGGGCATCGACAGTCCCGGACTTCGGGTAATTGATTTTGCCAACATACTCAAATACAAACACATTCCGTTGGCAAACACCCTAACTTTGCTGCTGAAACTGTTCCGCGAAGCAATGGGTTCGCCTGTTGAAATAGAATATGCTGTTGATCTGGAAAACGGAGAAAACCAGCTTCCTACATTTTACCTGCTTCAAATTAAACCGTTAATCCGCCGCGACGACCAACTAGCTGTAAATGTTGGTGATGTAGATCCTGAAAAAACAATCATGTTTGCCAGAAGAGGAATGGGTAACGGAATTATTTCGGGAATAACGGACGTCATTTTTGTTGACCCTGATCGTTTCGACAAAATGAAAACACGTGAAATTGCAGTTGAGATTAGCAAGTTTAACCGTAAAATGGATTTCCTGAACAAAGAATACATCCTGGTAGGTCCCGGGCGCTGGGGTACACGCGATCCGTTTACCGGAATTCCGGTAGCCTGGGCCAACATTTCAAAGGCCAGGGTTATTGTCGAGATGGGCTTGAAAGATTTTCCGCTGGATGGTTCGCTGGGTTCGCACTTTTTCCACAATGTAACTTCTATGAATGTGGGCTATTTTACCATTCCGCACAATTCATCTGATTCAAATATCAACATGGAAATCTTAAAAAACAGACCGGTAATTGAGGAAGGTAAATACATCAAACATGTTTCGTTCGAAAAGCCTCTCCATATAATTATGGATGGGAAAAACCGCGAAGCGCTGATTTCGATAGAGTAA
- a CDS encoding FRG domain-containing protein has protein sequence MIEQNDIIIRSWEQLCEEVYHDSWKPEMGRYRSDYAFRGLSDLNYELKNSFLRNCGEKPELEYHLLRNFRKYSINSDPRLTRTFWRALVLAQHHGLPTRLIDWTYSPFIAMHFATANTERYDTDGVIWKVDFVKVNQLVPSPLSNGLAEEKCNAFTVEMLEKIVSLGDFDRLFTDNQVLFFEPPSLDERIVNQFALFSVMNNPTAILDEWLIQHPDLYRRIIIPKELKLEVRDKLDQANITERVLFPGLDGLAKWLKRHYKPVS, from the coding sequence ATGATTGAACAGAACGATATAATCATACGATCGTGGGAGCAATTGTGCGAAGAAGTTTATCATGATTCGTGGAAGCCGGAAATGGGCAGGTACCGTTCTGACTATGCTTTCAGAGGGTTATCGGATTTGAATTATGAGTTAAAAAACAGTTTCCTGCGAAACTGTGGAGAAAAGCCCGAATTGGAGTATCACCTGCTCCGCAATTTCAGAAAATATTCAATCAACAGCGATCCCCGGCTTACACGAACTTTCTGGAGGGCACTCGTTTTAGCGCAACATCACGGTTTGCCCACCAGGCTGATTGACTGGACTTATTCGCCGTTTATTGCTATGCATTTTGCCACTGCCAATACGGAAAGATACGATACCGATGGTGTAATCTGGAAAGTTGATTTTGTAAAAGTAAATCAACTGGTTCCCAGCCCGCTGAGTAACGGTTTGGCTGAAGAGAAATGCAATGCGTTCACGGTTGAGATGCTCGAAAAAATAGTTTCCTTAGGTGATTTTGACCGGCTATTTACGGATAACCAGGTACTGTTTTTTGAGCCACCATCGCTTGACGAACGCATCGTCAACCAGTTTGCCCTGTTCTCGGTCATGAATAATCCGACTGCGATACTCGACGAATGGTTGATCCAACATCCCGATTTGTACCGAAGAATTATTATCCCCAAAGAATTAAAACTCGAAGTTCGCGATAAACTCGATCAGGCAAATATTACAGAAAGGGTTCTTTTTCCCGGATTAGATGGGCTGGCAAAATGGCTGAAACGACACTATAAACCGGTAAGTTAA